CATCAATCAGCAGTACAGAATCTGTTTTAAATGGGAGGAAGGCCATGCCTGCGAAATTGAAATCACCGATTACCATTGATGTGGGCCGTCGTTTGCCTCAAAACCGCCCACCGACACATCCTGGAGAAATGTTGCTGGAGGAATTTATCAAGCCACTAAATATCACACAGACGGTACTTGCCCACCATCTGGGGGTGTCCTATCCACGTCTGAATGAAATCATCAGAGGCAAACGCTCCGTAACTCCAGACACCGCCTTGCGGCTGTCTCATGTTTTGGGAATGTCGGCAGATTTCTGGTTGGGCCTACAACAGGATTGGGATCTCTGGTATGCCATGAACAGCCCCGAAGCAAAAAAGATCAGGTTGTTAAAACCTCTTTGCAAAAAAGAACCATCTTTTGCATAGACACCTATACACACGGCAGATGCAAGCCCCTTAACCACAGGACCCCAACTTTGTCCTTACAACAATTGATTACACACCGACAGGGCTTATTTTGTCCGGTTCAAAAATGGTTTCGGTCGAGAATCATTTTCATAAATATCGACTTTTTCGGTATACTCGCCCGGCGAGTGACCCATACGTTGGATGTAGGAAAAGCAACCACAGGAGTGCCTCCAGACCTATCCCCGATCCACCCTCATCAGCCTTGAAAGCACCCCGTGGTATCACTGCGTCTGCCACTGTGTCCGCAGGG
This sequence is a window from Desulfobotulus mexicanus. Protein-coding genes within it:
- a CDS encoding HigA family addiction module antitoxin, with protein sequence SISSTESVLNGRKAMPAKLKSPITIDVGRRLPQNRPPTHPGEMLLEEFIKPLNITQTVLAHHLGVSYPRLNEIIRGKRSVTPDTALRLSHVLGMSADFWLGLQQDWDLWYAMNSPEAKKIRLLKPLCKKEPSFA